One window from the genome of Lacerta agilis isolate rLacAgi1 chromosome 16, rLacAgi1.pri, whole genome shotgun sequence encodes:
- the CDC37L1 gene encoding hsp90 co-chaperone Cdc37-like 1, with protein MALWVPRSRDLRAGQQEDLLPRPGAQIYDGIELACQQQKEFVKSSVECKWNLAEAQQKLGSLALHNSESMDQENAKAQTEAAELKWREEEWRRKEEVLRQKERQELWNTDFVSKEVFNKSFINQMKRKETEDDSSKSFMQKHEQKIRHFGMLSRWLDSQRFLSEHPYLVCEETAKYLLLWCFHLEAEQKGALMEQVAHQAVVMQFIIEMAKSCNVDPRGCFRLFFQRAKTGEEGYLEAFKNELEAFKSRVRFCSQSQNFQANPAQNPSFYPDFNCIGGLASFPQNADSLQGCSLNSVVHRDEEEPKMMDTV; from the exons ATTTATGACGGGATTGAATTGGCTTGTCAGCAGCAAAAGGAATTTGTAAAGAGTTCTGTGGAATGCAAATGGAATTTAGCAGAAGCCCAGCAGAAACTTGGCAGTTTAGCGTTACACAACTCTGAGTCCATGGACCAGGAAAATGCCAAAGCACAGACTGAAGCTGCAGAGTTGaaatggagggaggaagaatggCGGCGGAAGGAGGAGGTGTTAAGGCAAAAGGAAAGACAGGAGCTGTGGAATACAGATTTTGTTAGTAAAGAGGTATTTAATAAG AGTTTTATTAAtcaaatgaaaaggaaagaaacgGAAGATGATTCATCAAAATCATTCATGCAAAAACACGAGCAGAAGATTAGGCATTTTG GCATGTTGAGCAGATGGCTTGACAGTCAGAGATTTCTCTCTGAGCACCCATACCTTGTCTGCGAAGAAACAGCTAAATACCTCCTTTTATGGTGCTTCCATCTAGAAGCTGAACAG AAAGGGGCTCTGATGGAACAAGTAGCTCACCAAGCAGTGGTAATGCAGTTTATTATAGAAATGGCCAAAAGCTGTAACGTGGATCCACGAGGATGTTTTCGTCTATTTTTCCAAAGAGCTAAA ACAGGAGAAGAAGGCTatttggaggcttttaaaaatgaacttgaaGCCTTCAAATCGAGAGTGAGGTTTTGTTCACAGTCTCAGAACTTTCAAGCTAATCCTGCTCAGAATCCTTCATTTTATCCTGATTTCAATTGTATAGGAGGGCTTGCATCCTTTCCACAA AATGCAGATTCACTTCAGGGCTGCAGTTTGAACTCAGTGGTACACAGAGACGAAGAAGAACCTAAAATGATGGATACAGTATAG